A DNA window from Ctenopharyngodon idella isolate HZGC_01 chromosome 8, HZGC01, whole genome shotgun sequence contains the following coding sequences:
- the gabrd gene encoding gamma-aminobutyric acid receptor subunit delta isoform X1 has translation MDALSFAVTIFWFVFIGGNRMSRAMLSDIGDYVGTDIEISWLPNLDDLMKGYARNFRPGIGGPPVNVSMAIEVASIDHISEANMEYTMTVFLRQSWRDDRLSYNYTNKTLGLDSRFVDKLWVPDTFIVNAKSAWFHDVTVENKLIRLQPDGVILYSSRITSTVACDMDLTKYPMDEQECMLDLESYGYSSEDIVYHWSESQKIIHGLDKLELSQFTITDYRFVTELLNFKSAGRFPRLSLRFQLRRNRGVYIIQSYMPSILLVAMSWVSFWISQSAVPARVSLGITTVLTMTTLMVSARSSLPRASAIKALDVYFWICYVFVFAALIEYAFAHYNADYSKKEKAKVKTNKNTESMVKNGKQAMVLFSLSVTGMNQGLLISNRQSRAQRTTDPSGEPREETEVRGTQSRRAQKESSEEKKCCKCKPIDADTIDIYARAVFPFTFAVVNVIYWVAYTM, from the exons GGCCATGCTGAGTGATATTGGTGACTATGTAGGCACAGACATTGAAATATCCTGGTTGCCTAATCTGGATGATCTAATGAAAGGTTATGCTCGAAACTTTCGCCCAGGGATCGGAG GACCCCCAGTGAATGTCTCCATGGCTATTGAAGTAGCCAGTATTGACCATATCTCAGAAGCCAACATG GAATACACCATGACGGTATTTCTGCGGCAGAGTTGGAGAGATGACCGTCTGTCCTACAACTACACGAACAAAACTCTCGGCCTGGACAGCCGCTTCGTAGACAAACTCTGGGTACCAGACACATTCATTGTTAACGCCAAATCAGCCTGGTTTCATGATGTTACTGTGGAGAACAAACTCATACGCCTGCAGCCTGATGGAGTCATTCTCTACAGCAGTCG AATTACATCTACAGTTGCATGTGACATGGACCTCACCAAATACCCCATGGATGAACAGGAATGCATGCTAGACTTGGAAAGCT ACGGCTACTCTTCAGAGGACATTGTGTATCACTGGTCAGAGAGTCAAAAAATCATTCATGGGCTGGACAAACTGGAGCTGTCCCAGTTCACCATCACAGATTATCGCTTTGTCACGGAGCTGCTGAACTTTAAATCCG CGGGGAGATTTCCACGTCTCAGCTTACGATTCCAACTAAGGCGAAACCGAGGAGTTTACATCATCCAGTCCTACATGCCCTCCATCCTACTGGTTGCCATGTCATGGGTTTCATTCTGGATcagccaatcagctgtgcctGCAAGAGTGTCTTTAG GAATCACAACGGTGCTCACCATGACAACGCTGATGGTCAGTGCTCGTTCATCATTGCCCCGCGCTTCTGCCATTAAAGCTCTGGACGTGTATTTCTGGATCTGCTATGTCTTTGTCTTCGCTGCCTTGATCGAATACGCTTTTGCTCACTATAATGCAGACTACAGCAAGAAGGAGAAAGCCAAAGTCAAGACGAATAAAAACACAGAG TCCATGGTGAAAAATGGGAAGCAGGCCATGGTTCTCTTTTCGCTCTCTGTGACTGGCATGAACCAGGGCCTGCTCATCTCAAACAGGCAAAGCAGGGCCCAGCGGACCACTGACCCTTCTGGAGAGCCGCGCGAAGAGACCGAGGTTCGTGGCACTCAATCCCGTCGGGCACAGAAGGAAAGCAGTGAAGAGAAGAAATGCTGCAAGTGTAAACCCATTGACGCCGACACCATCGATATCTACGCTCGCGCTGTCTTCCCTTTCACCTTTGCCGTGGTCAATGTCATCTACTGGGTGGCATACACAATGTAA
- the gabrd gene encoding gamma-aminobutyric acid receptor subunit delta isoform X2 — protein MLSDIGDYVGTDIEISWLPNLDDLMKGYARNFRPGIGGPPVNVSMAIEVASIDHISEANMEYTMTVFLRQSWRDDRLSYNYTNKTLGLDSRFVDKLWVPDTFIVNAKSAWFHDVTVENKLIRLQPDGVILYSSRITSTVACDMDLTKYPMDEQECMLDLESYGYSSEDIVYHWSESQKIIHGLDKLELSQFTITDYRFVTELLNFKSAGRFPRLSLRFQLRRNRGVYIIQSYMPSILLVAMSWVSFWISQSAVPARVSLGITTVLTMTTLMVSARSSLPRASAIKALDVYFWICYVFVFAALIEYAFAHYNADYSKKEKAKVKTNKNTESMVKNGKQAMVLFSLSVTGMNQGLLISNRQSRAQRTTDPSGEPREETEVRGTQSRRAQKESSEEKKCCKCKPIDADTIDIYARAVFPFTFAVVNVIYWVAYTM, from the exons ATGCTGAGTGATATTGGTGACTATGTAGGCACAGACATTGAAATATCCTGGTTGCCTAATCTGGATGATCTAATGAAAGGTTATGCTCGAAACTTTCGCCCAGGGATCGGAG GACCCCCAGTGAATGTCTCCATGGCTATTGAAGTAGCCAGTATTGACCATATCTCAGAAGCCAACATG GAATACACCATGACGGTATTTCTGCGGCAGAGTTGGAGAGATGACCGTCTGTCCTACAACTACACGAACAAAACTCTCGGCCTGGACAGCCGCTTCGTAGACAAACTCTGGGTACCAGACACATTCATTGTTAACGCCAAATCAGCCTGGTTTCATGATGTTACTGTGGAGAACAAACTCATACGCCTGCAGCCTGATGGAGTCATTCTCTACAGCAGTCG AATTACATCTACAGTTGCATGTGACATGGACCTCACCAAATACCCCATGGATGAACAGGAATGCATGCTAGACTTGGAAAGCT ACGGCTACTCTTCAGAGGACATTGTGTATCACTGGTCAGAGAGTCAAAAAATCATTCATGGGCTGGACAAACTGGAGCTGTCCCAGTTCACCATCACAGATTATCGCTTTGTCACGGAGCTGCTGAACTTTAAATCCG CGGGGAGATTTCCACGTCTCAGCTTACGATTCCAACTAAGGCGAAACCGAGGAGTTTACATCATCCAGTCCTACATGCCCTCCATCCTACTGGTTGCCATGTCATGGGTTTCATTCTGGATcagccaatcagctgtgcctGCAAGAGTGTCTTTAG GAATCACAACGGTGCTCACCATGACAACGCTGATGGTCAGTGCTCGTTCATCATTGCCCCGCGCTTCTGCCATTAAAGCTCTGGACGTGTATTTCTGGATCTGCTATGTCTTTGTCTTCGCTGCCTTGATCGAATACGCTTTTGCTCACTATAATGCAGACTACAGCAAGAAGGAGAAAGCCAAAGTCAAGACGAATAAAAACACAGAG TCCATGGTGAAAAATGGGAAGCAGGCCATGGTTCTCTTTTCGCTCTCTGTGACTGGCATGAACCAGGGCCTGCTCATCTCAAACAGGCAAAGCAGGGCCCAGCGGACCACTGACCCTTCTGGAGAGCCGCGCGAAGAGACCGAGGTTCGTGGCACTCAATCCCGTCGGGCACAGAAGGAAAGCAGTGAAGAGAAGAAATGCTGCAAGTGTAAACCCATTGACGCCGACACCATCGATATCTACGCTCGCGCTGTCTTCCCTTTCACCTTTGCCGTGGTCAATGTCATCTACTGGGTGGCATACACAATGTAA
- the gabrd gene encoding gamma-aminobutyric acid receptor subunit delta isoform X3, translated as MNEGLTGVERHEGPPVNVSMAIEVASIDHISEANMEYTMTVFLRQSWRDDRLSYNYTNKTLGLDSRFVDKLWVPDTFIVNAKSAWFHDVTVENKLIRLQPDGVILYSSRITSTVACDMDLTKYPMDEQECMLDLESYGYSSEDIVYHWSESQKIIHGLDKLELSQFTITDYRFVTELLNFKSAGRFPRLSLRFQLRRNRGVYIIQSYMPSILLVAMSWVSFWISQSAVPARVSLGITTVLTMTTLMVSARSSLPRASAIKALDVYFWICYVFVFAALIEYAFAHYNADYSKKEKAKVKTNKNTESMVKNGKQAMVLFSLSVTGMNQGLLISNRQSRAQRTTDPSGEPREETEVRGTQSRRAQKESSEEKKCCKCKPIDADTIDIYARAVFPFTFAVVNVIYWVAYTM; from the exons atgaatgaaggtcttacgggtgtggaacgacatgagg GACCCCCAGTGAATGTCTCCATGGCTATTGAAGTAGCCAGTATTGACCATATCTCAGAAGCCAACATG GAATACACCATGACGGTATTTCTGCGGCAGAGTTGGAGAGATGACCGTCTGTCCTACAACTACACGAACAAAACTCTCGGCCTGGACAGCCGCTTCGTAGACAAACTCTGGGTACCAGACACATTCATTGTTAACGCCAAATCAGCCTGGTTTCATGATGTTACTGTGGAGAACAAACTCATACGCCTGCAGCCTGATGGAGTCATTCTCTACAGCAGTCG AATTACATCTACAGTTGCATGTGACATGGACCTCACCAAATACCCCATGGATGAACAGGAATGCATGCTAGACTTGGAAAGCT ACGGCTACTCTTCAGAGGACATTGTGTATCACTGGTCAGAGAGTCAAAAAATCATTCATGGGCTGGACAAACTGGAGCTGTCCCAGTTCACCATCACAGATTATCGCTTTGTCACGGAGCTGCTGAACTTTAAATCCG CGGGGAGATTTCCACGTCTCAGCTTACGATTCCAACTAAGGCGAAACCGAGGAGTTTACATCATCCAGTCCTACATGCCCTCCATCCTACTGGTTGCCATGTCATGGGTTTCATTCTGGATcagccaatcagctgtgcctGCAAGAGTGTCTTTAG GAATCACAACGGTGCTCACCATGACAACGCTGATGGTCAGTGCTCGTTCATCATTGCCCCGCGCTTCTGCCATTAAAGCTCTGGACGTGTATTTCTGGATCTGCTATGTCTTTGTCTTCGCTGCCTTGATCGAATACGCTTTTGCTCACTATAATGCAGACTACAGCAAGAAGGAGAAAGCCAAAGTCAAGACGAATAAAAACACAGAG TCCATGGTGAAAAATGGGAAGCAGGCCATGGTTCTCTTTTCGCTCTCTGTGACTGGCATGAACCAGGGCCTGCTCATCTCAAACAGGCAAAGCAGGGCCCAGCGGACCACTGACCCTTCTGGAGAGCCGCGCGAAGAGACCGAGGTTCGTGGCACTCAATCCCGTCGGGCACAGAAGGAAAGCAGTGAAGAGAAGAAATGCTGCAAGTGTAAACCCATTGACGCCGACACCATCGATATCTACGCTCGCGCTGTCTTCCCTTTCACCTTTGCCGTGGTCAATGTCATCTACTGGGTGGCATACACAATGTAA